Below is a window of Camelina sativa cultivar DH55 chromosome 11, Cs, whole genome shotgun sequence DNA.
ACTCCTTCGCTTTGAAAATGTGACTTGTCTGCTTGTCACGTTCTCGATCTTCTTGATCTCGATCTTTCCTCTCACCATTTACTTTACTTCCTACAAAACCAGTCAAGATTTGTTAAAGGATTTATAAAAACCCtaactaaatttaaaagatttgcTGGCAGATcagaaaaacaaactcaaaagacttcaaaagtcaaaagccagaaatggtttggtttcttgattgaAAACCAACTCAAAGATTAATTAATCAGTGTCAGAACATTACcaagaaaatgtgaaaaatctgagaaatgaaagaaaactcCCAAAACCCCTTTTGAGAGCTAGTTTTGTCGAGATTTGCTTCAAAAAGTCATTCAAGAAGACAAATTTGGATAGATAAGGAATAATTTACTccaagaaggaaaagaaaaagcaatcagacaaaagaagaaaaatttggtGGAAAGTGAAATCATacaacaattaacaaaaatcCTTTGTGTTTACCTCTCTTAGGCTCTTAGCGCAGCAGccacaaaccctaaacctaacctctttaatttgtttaagaaaaagaaagaatctgCCTTCTTTAATTTGGTAACGTTTTTCTCCATTAGCCCACGTAGGCAGTAGGTAAGGAAAAATAGCTAATTAAGAGGTATCTCTCTGTCTATGTAAAATCAACTTTTCGTTAAACCGAACCGGATGAATTGGTTCTAGTGTGGGTCAATCAGTTTGCGAAACTTTTAACTCTCTCTATACTAGGATGGTTTTagacattttgttttatttcaaaatatatacaggatgttttgagaaaaaaatgttaaagtttttatgcaaaaagttatattaaacaattttgtgattattaatattgtgcaaaacaattattattgaccaaattatttttaattagataCTTAAGTTATGCTTTTAATGATATAAACATAAAACGAAAGatattaactattttatttaattttataattttaaccaaaacttttttttttggtaggccAAAAAACgtcttatatattttgaaacaggtCGAGTATGTGATTTctgttaaaaaaagtttttcaataaTTGTTGCAAGTTTAATGGTGAAAACATCATTAAtgcataaatttaaatatgaggAATGTTATCAccaagtgattttttttgtttgaacagCTCATAGATAGTGAACAGCTCAtaataacagaaaataaattaatactaaaaataataaatggaaACAGAATCAACATGCTGTGcatatatgataatataaaaatgaagaTATTAGCGGAAGAATGGTCGGCCTTCTCTACGCTCTTTGATGAATTCCAGGCTCTTAGTGCCTTCTTGCCTCTTTTTACTCTCTCCAAGATTCTACGGGCCTCTAATCTGAAGGCTGATTGTTTAACTCGTTCTTCTAGATCGTTAATgtccaaaactatttttgtaaacaactttcctACAGTTTGGGCAACTAATttaggagttttattttaattattgttaggttgaaaaaaaatgaagatattagcaaaaataaaatttggtctaaaatattttttaaaattccagTCTCACTTAACCCAATTTTttctatatgttttgattttaattttcatgttAATACATTTTACCAAAggtatttaaataaaattttacatagtTTAATATTATTCTTAGGTTTCCcagtcaaaaaacaaaaataaaattttgcttAATCAAAAAGTAGAATTGTTTGTTTGCATTCGTACAGAAAACAAAGGTGGTGTTGTTAGTTTCATTAACTCTGAGCAATCTATTTGGAAGACTATATATGGATCCGAGCAAGATTTTGTATTGACTATAAATTCAAAATGAGTAAGATTTTGTTTTAGCCAAAGTTTGATTCATCAATGGAAAATGTAAAGGAAAAATGGACAACGTCTTCGATTGGCACGtcgatatcatcatcatcatcatcatagagTAGACGTAATTTCATAAGCAACCAGGCGACATATCCACGTGTATTTTACACTTTCCTGCAATATCAAGACTAAGATTTGTTTTAACTGTTCGTTTTGATTTGGTCTTGACGATATAAATAAGCTTCTTGCGAACTAAAGTTCAAATACGGACTTGTTTTAATTAAGGCTTTGAGATAAGACGATGCCAGATTAGACGCGTTTGCATAGAAACAAAACCGTCACGTTTAATTATTCCGAAAAATAACACTAAAGTGACAACTTATACATGTCAAATTATTTCCTGTTTATACACATATTGAGAGATGGTCAAGAGCACTCAGAAAACTGTAAACTATGGAATCAGTGGTGTAGGTACAAACATCGAACCCACTGAAGTAATAAAAACTGTGATCAGCCAATTTACGGAACGTGTGAAATATGTTATAGCCGAGTCACGGGCAATCCAATAAATAGATCGGTTTCAACATCCGACGAACCACCACCTTCAGTAGTTTTACCCCTATCACATATTTGTAATGTTAGTGGCACCACCGGTCGCATCAACCTTTCTCTAATTTGCTGAAAATAgagtataaaataatttttaattcataatttGTATATGTTAAAGTCATGCATAAAGACTTATTATAAcctatttttagttttttctttcaaatatgaaatatgttTTGTCAATTCAACCAAACCAAAGGAATGAGCGTTCGTGATACAATGTAACTCGAGGAGAGTTAGCTATTAAAAGCAACTCATATACCCCAACATAGctttaaagtttaaagcaaCAGATGCAAGCACTAAGATGAGTGTGTGCGTAATTACCTCTTCACGCAGCCTTTTTCTCTCGTTCAAGAGCTCTCTCTCCTAGAatacgaagaagaaagatcaataaattaaaatcacatagaaaaaaatataaccaatCTCAAAACTTAAATTTGTGTATCATAAGTTactcaagtaaaaaaaaaaaaaaaaaactgtacgTACCTTTTCTTTTAGCTTTTCCAGTTGACCTGCGTATAACTCAGCCTACGCACCAGGATCAACCAATGAGAACATTACATCATTAACCATTTAAcctgtgtgtatatatatatatatacaaaatattttaatctatGTGTGTGTATGTAATTCTTACCTTTCTTGACCTTACAATACGAAGGCTCTTCTCAATTTGAGTGTCTATCTCTTGAAGTTCTGCCACTGAACACGAACCCAAACCTTGCCCCATCAGCTTACTTTATATATAGTGTCATTCAAGAGATAACAAATTTCAGTATACTTTAGGACTAAAACAaagtatagtatatatatacaaatcgaATAACCACAGGACTAGTGAGATGCGAACCGGTGATGAACTTCAAGAAGATCAATCTTCTTTACCATTCTATCCATTTCCTTCTTAAGCTCCTATATATAcacccaaaaatagaaactatcatCCAAATATATTCCAGATTaacataatgtatatataaaaagcgaaacactaaaaaaaaaaaaggtatgcATGATATAGAGAATTAACCTGCAAGTATCGTTCTACTTGGGGCGTCTCTGCCACAAAGGAGTCATTACTAAACTTGCCATATCTTTCTATAATTTTCTCCATCCTGAAAAGTTTGTTCACAAGAGATGCTTTCTTTGTCAATGATGAGGTACATTCATAAgaattgaaatattatgtgtgaaCATTCTCAAAAAGTTACAAGTACATGTTATCATTTTATACGGACTACCATGACTGTTAACCGAGTTTTGGATAACGTTAGATATCTAATTTGGATAAATTCTATGTAAtcaaaattctttatttttgcCACGAattaaccataaccaaaacaCAACGGAATCATAACATGAACTATGTATAGACTTTTTTGTTGGCTAACTTTAATTCTATGTATTCAAATTCGTTTTTGCAATCATCAAACTTAATAAAGAATTTGTGGCTGCACAAAGGTTGCTAAGCATGAAATGCAAAACGAAAGAATAGGAATTAATCATACAAAATGAATCCTACTCTGTAAAGActaaacacaaaattttaaccatatctaaccaaaaataaacaaaaacaaagggaATCATAACGTGAACTATGTACAGACTTCTTGTTGGCTATAATGGATATTCATAATTGAAAATCTAGTGACAAAGTTTGGATCCCCGAGAGATTctttttgaatcttcttctctcatccataatatatacaattttcCGTACTTACATGTTCGTATATTCATTTTTGTTGGGGTATTCTAATAAAACCAGATGCCAAGTGGGTACTGCGTGGGTAAACAATTTAAGTTCCAAGGTATACGAGGTTCACTGTTCAAGAAACGTCTtttctgaaaaccctaatccacTTGCTCGTGCTTAGAGAACAACCCTTTCAGTCAAACTTTCTAGTTTTGCTATTAATTGACATCCTCAAGTTTATCTCAGTATATACATTTCCAcaagtatttttcttaaagaaacaaaaataaatgttttcagGAACTATAGctaggaaaggaaaaaaaaaaaagagagaggcaAATCTTTAACGTGATTGCAAAATCTCTAGTACGATTTCTTCAGTGAACTATAACTATTCACTACAGAAAGCTATAGAGATACTCTACTCTATAAATCTATGTGTAGAAAAAGA
It encodes the following:
- the LOC104725694 gene encoding MADS-box protein AGL71-like isoform X2; translation: MVRGKIEIKKIENVTSRQVTFSKRRSGLFKKAHELSVLCDAQVAAIVFSQSGRLYEYSSSEMEKIIERYGKFSNDSFVAETPQVERYLQELKKEMDRMVKKIDLLEVHHRKLMGQGLGSCSVAELQEIDTQIEKSLRIVRSRKAELYAGQLEKLKEKERELLNERKRLREEQIRERLMRPVVPLTLQICDRGKTTEGGGSSDVETDLFIGLPVTRL
- the LOC104725694 gene encoding MADS-box protein AGL71-like isoform X1 translates to MNLGMHMAGKMVRGKIEIKKIENVTSRQVTFSKRRSGLFKKAHELSVLCDAQVAAIVFSQSGRLYEYSSSEMEKIIERYGKFSNDSFVAETPQVERYLQELKKEMDRMVKKIDLLEVHHRKLMGQGLGSCSVAELQEIDTQIEKSLRIVRSRKAELYAGQLEKLKEKERELLNERKRLREEQIRERLMRPVVPLTLQICDRGKTTEGGGSSDVETDLFIGLPVTRL